One window from the genome of Dermacentor variabilis isolate Ectoservices unplaced genomic scaffold, ASM5094787v1 scaffold_13, whole genome shotgun sequence encodes:
- the LOC142566793 gene encoding uncharacterized protein LOC142566793: MSSEYFRGLDNAAQHRYQDKLSFEGQQLPDPLDDDVVQFSFSSSPRNFPPVTAADIFMYLVEGVCFYTKEQFKNHKMSDAYNAFLSGKVKRVMSFKAGKRGVGVVLLTASVEASQLLSKTYRPWCVVKDDGAVVSAHCTCIAGLGECCTHVAALLFSIEAAIKYGLNDPSPTETACRWSEVSRKSMAAPVSEINFFKAKPGQQVPEPAPRQQGSIPTWSSDQMHSFLQHVKTFAPSTLVLSCVTDSESTDSSPETAAEESKTNHQHCSSQSAIDDIYSNIDLNTAKNVQLN; the protein is encoded by the exons ATGTCCAGCGAATATTTTAGAGGACTGGACAACGCTGCACAGCATCGCTACCAAGACAAGCTGTCCTTCGAAGGCCAACAGCTGCCGGACCCGTTGGACGACGATGTcgtgcaattttctttttcgtcaAGCCCGAGAAACTTTCCGCCTGTCACAGCAGCGGATATTTTCATGTATTTAGTGGAGGGCGTTTGCTTCTACACAAAAGAACAGTTCAAGAACCACAAGATGAGTGACGCTTACAATGCATTCTTGAGTGGGAAAGTTAAGCGTGTAATGTCGTTCAAGGCAGGCAAGCGCGGAGTCGGCGTCGTCCTCTTAACTGCATCTGTGGAGGCCAGCCAGCTGCTCTCGAAAACATACCGACCGTGGTGCGTCGTCAAAGACGATGGCGCTGTTGTAAGCGCTCACTGCACGTGCATAGCAGG ACTTGGAGAATGCTGCACACACGTGGCTGCCCTTTTATTCAGCATAGAAGCAGCCATAAAATATGGGCTGAACGACCCTTCTCCAACTGAGACAGCGTGCAGGTGGTCTGAGGTATCCAGGAAATCTATG GCAGCCCCAGTCagcgaaataaactttttcaaGGCAAAGCCTGGACAACAAGTTCCTGAACCTGCCCCGAGGCAACAAGGGTCTATACCAACATGGAGCTCTGATCAAATGCACAGCTTCTTGCAGCACGTCAAG ACATTCGCCCCCAGCACACTTGTGTTGAGTTGCGTGACAGACAGTGAAAGCACGGATTCTTCTCCCGAGACTGCTGCAGAAGAAAGCAAGACCAACCACCAGCACTGTTCATCGCAATCAGCAATAGATGACATTTACAGCAACATTGACTTGAATACTGCAAAGAATGTTCAGCTCA ACTAA
- the LOC142566858 gene encoding uncharacterized protein LOC142566858 has translation MRSSCTLAAPASAHSARKNVLIVVLSRAVVHRNSTLRWTDCWYSRCGVNGHEGALASEGMSQFPETQASLHHKGDCGTMQPEQHDKASDPPALTRCGWACRKSVSRLLCC, from the exons ATGAGAAGCTCTTGTACTCTCGCCGCTCCCGCCTCGGCTCACAGTGCACGGAAGAATGTGTTGATAGTTGTGCTATCGCGTGCTGTAGTTCACCGCAATTCAACACTACGCTGGACGGACTGTTGGTACAGTCGATGCGGCGTGAACGGACACGAAGGAGCGCTCGCCTCAgaag ggatgtcacAATTTCCAGAGACGCAGGCATCTCTGCACCACAAAGGAGACTGCGGCACTATGCAGCCTGAACAGCACGACAAAGCATCTGATCCGCCTGCTTTGACAAG atgtggctgggcctgcagaaagagtgtaagcagactactgtgttgctga
- the LOC142566848 gene encoding uncharacterized protein LOC142566848, translated as MSSQETSGVLGCCVFFLRWFTFAAAREMFSPQLSSALGQTQRGPCCVVPGCSRRSGTNLLSQVRTFRFPRESDRRDAWIAAVRRDKWVPTNSSQICSAHFIQGRPSSDPTHPDYVPTIFPYRVQGNTNQRLQRYQRGQRRRSVLASRPAVGSKSAKVQICVSTTSDLATSSITDSNVGLEDYTKGSCEAETETMLTMVDISALTLENAALKDKVACLEEQLASAKKKNAELEMKNKPVPIRKKTRDIVMKSQKAVKFHTGVVPAEMFAALLQMVLSVWSPTTRTALDPEQQLILVLMRLRLGLLTEDLAFRFGISVTSVSRIFHSWLDVLAENFKKLLIWPSRRTLQSRCPEAFRDAAFKNVRGIIDCTEIFIERPTSMTARSQTYSNYKHHNTVKLLVVISPSGSIMFVSKAWVGRVSDKELTPHSGLLELVEEGDVFLVDRGFRCEEMFGARGASLLMPSLTKKRAQLPGAEVTTSRKISSVRIHVERSIQRLKSFRLFHMILPVNFIKRAGDVGYATIDKLAIVCSGLVNLQTPIINTNHKDLAVCN; from the exons ATGTCCTCCCAAGAAACTTCCGGCGTCCTTGGCTGTTGTGTGTTTTTCTTGCGGTGGTTCACGTTTGCTGCTGCTCGCGAAATGTTCTCGCCACAGTTATCATCCGCGCTTGGACAAACCCAACGAGGGCCTTGCTGTGTTGTACCTGGATGCAGCCGGCGGTCTGGCACCAATCTCCTTTCGCAAGTGCGAACATTCAGGTTTCCTAGAGAAAGCGACAGACGGGACGCGTGGATCGCTGCAGTGCGAAGAGATAAATGGGTGCCTACAAACAGCTCTCAGATTTGTTCTGCTCATTTCATTCAAG GCCGGCCGTCGTCTGACCCTACCCATCCGGACTATGTCCCTACAATATTTCCATACCGTGTTCAAGGCAACACGAACCAGAGACTTCAGCGGTACCAGCGTGGCCAAAGGAGGCGCAGTGTGCTAGCGAGCAGACCTGCAGTGGGGAGCAAAAGTGCAAAGGTGCAAATATGTGTATCTACTACAAGTGACCTTGCAACATCGTCAATAACTGACAGTAATGTCGGCCTCGAGGATTACACTAAAGGTTCTTGTGAAGCTGAAACAGAGACAATGCTTACTATGGTTGATATATCTGCTCTTACTTTAGAGAATGCAGCACTGAAAGATAAGGTTGCTTGTTTAGAAGAACAGCTGGCatctgcgaagaaaaaaaatgcagagctTGAGATGAAGAATAAGCCAGTTCCGATTCGGAAGAAAACTAGGGACATTGTTATGAAGTCTCAGAAAGCTGTGAAGTTCCACACAGGTGTCGTGCCTGCGGAAATGTTTGCTGCATTGCTTCAAATGGTTCTGTCTGTCTGGAGCCCAACAACTCGAACAGCCCTGGATCCAGAGCAGCAGCTTATTTTAGTGCTTATGAGACTGCGTCTGGGACTTCTGACGGAAGATCTAGCATTTCGGTTTGGCATTTCTGTAACTTCTGTAAGCCGGATTTTTCATTCGTGGCTAGATGTCTTAGCTGAGAACTTCAAGAAGCtcttgatttggccatctcgtagAACACTGCAATCTAGGTGCCCTGAAGCATTCAGAGATGCTGCATTCAAGAATGTCAGGGGCATAATTGATTGCACAGAAATATTTATCGAAAGACCCACTTCTATGACAGCAAGAAGCCAGACGTATTCCAACTATAAACATCACAACACAGTCAAGCTTCTTGTGGTGATTTCCCCATCAGGATCAATCATGTTCGTTTCTAAAGCATGGGTCGGGAGGGTCTCTGACAAAGAGCTGACGCCACATAGCGGACTGCTTGAATTGGTAGAAGAAGGGGATGTGTTCCTTGTAGACAGAGGATTCAGATGTGAAGAAATGTTTGGTGCTCGAGGTGCAAGCCTGCTGATGCCTTCATTGACGAAGAAACGAGCACAACTCCCTGGGGCTGAGGTCACCACTTCAAGAAAAATTTCCAGTGTCCGCATACACGTCGAGCGATCAATTCAGAGGCTGAAATCatttaggctgtttcacatgatcCTTCCTGTGAACTTCATAAAAAGAGCTGGGGATGTAGGCTATGCCACCATTGACAAGTTGGCAATTGTGTGTAGTGGCCTGGTGAATCTCCAAACACCTATCATCAACACAAACCATAAAGACCTTGCTGTATGTAACTGA